In Oryza sativa Japonica Group chromosome 3, ASM3414082v1, one DNA window encodes the following:
- the LOC4332674 gene encoding guanylate kinase 2, chloroplastic/mitochondrial, with product MLLTRRFSSALARSPLLPRSLPPPRAVPATPPAPRPPPRRLMSSSSSGWHHSSRPPPPPPSGADKDQLFRGLEAALGTTFSSEPLAPPPQPMILVISGPSGVGKDAVIQRLQEEREGMHFVVTATSRAKRPGEVDGKDYYFVTKEEFLTMIERKELLEYALVYGEYKGIPKQQIRDYMAKGYDIVLRVDIQGAATLREILGESAIFIFLVAESEEALVKRLIHRKTETSDMLLVRVATAREEVKRMNNFDYVVVNSEGNLEGAVKQVESIIDAEKAKVHKRTVNI from the exons ATGCTTCTCACGCGAAGGTTCTCCTCCGCCCTCGCGCGCTCCCCCCTTCTCCCCAggtccctccctcctccgcggGCCGTGCCCGCCACCCCTCCGgcgccccgcccgccgccgcgccgcctcatgtcctcctcctcctccggctggCACCACTCCTCtcgcccgcccccgccgcccccctCCGGCGCCGACAAG GATCAGCTGTTCCGGGGGCTGGAGGCGGCGCTCGGCACGACGTTCAGCTCGgagccgctcgcgccgccgccgcagccgatgATCCTCGTCATCAGCGGGCCCAGCGGCGTCGGCAAGGACGCTGTCATCCAG AGGCTgcaagaagagagggaggggatgCATTTCGTTGTCACCGCGACAAGCAGAGCGAAGCGGCCCGGTGAAGTTGATGGGAAGGACTATTACTTCGTCACCAAGGAGGAGTTCCTCACGATGATTGAAAGGAAGGAGTTGCTCGAGTACGCACTTGTCTATGGGGAGTATAAGGGGATCCCCAAGCAGCAG ATCCGTGATTACATGGCGAAAGGTTATGATATTGTCTTGAGAGTGGACATTCAAGGAGCAGCAACCTTGAGAGAGATTCTTGGCGAATCAGCAATTTTCATCTTTTTGGTTGCAGAGAGTGAAGAGGCACTTGTCAAAAGGCTAATTCACCGCAAAACAGAAACATCAGATATGCTTCTTGTCAGAGTTGCAACGGCCAGAGAAGAGGTGAAACGCATGAACAATTTTGATTATGTAGTTGTCAATTCTGAAGGGAATCTTGAGGGGGCTGTTAAACAGGTGGAGTCTATCATTGATGCTGAGAAGGCTAAGGTCCACAAACGTACGGTTAATATCTAG
- the LOC4332675 gene encoding probable steroid-binding protein 3 → MAAQGIAEAVQAYTGLSPAAAVTILALMLATYLLVSSLFVAPDAAPPKPPPQRKEEEQQQQQEEEEAGAFVPYPDPVQVGEITLEQLAAYDGKDPAKPILIAIRGQVYDVTRGRLFYGPQGPYSLFAGRDATRALALMSFDPIDLTGDLDGLGPDELEVLQDWEDKFKERYPTVGHLASENAADGNHGGAA, encoded by the exons ATGGCGGCGCAGGGGATCGCGGAGGCGGTGCAGGCCTACACGGGcctctccccggcggcggccgtcaCCATCCTGGCCCTCATGCTCGCCACCTACCTCCTCGTGTCCTCCCTGTTCGTCGCCCCGGACGCCGCGCCCCCCAAGCCGCCTCCGCAGCGGAAGGAggaagagcagcagcagcagcaggaggaggaggaggcgggggcgtTTGTGCCTTATCCGGACCCTGTACAGGTGGGCGAGATCACGCTCGAGCAGCTCGCGGCCTACGACGGCAAGGACCCCGCGAAGCCGATCCTCATCGCCATCCGCGGCCAGGTCTACGACGTCACGCGCGGGAG GCTCTTTTATGGTCCTCAAGGACCATATTCCTTGTTTGCTGGGAGGGATGCAACTCGGGCCCTTGCATTGATGTCGTTTGACCCTATTGACCTCACTGGAGATTTGGATGGCCTTGGTCCAGACGAGCTAGAGGTCTTGCAAGATTGGGAAGATAAGTTTAAAGAGCGGTATCCTACGGTGGGCCACCTTGCTTCAGAAAATGCAGCGGATGGTAACCACGGTGGCGCAGCTTGA
- the LOC4332677 gene encoding F-box protein At5g46170: MQSRHRVFAEDLLLPREAEGEDHFDRVPDSLVLLIFNRLADARSLGRCSAVSKRFNSLVPLVDDACLRIDRVITDAADADDALGLAGPRPAGRGVLSHLLKAMLLAVLKPFGHCDAGVRGGGGGERAGKHGGGGGGCGAQQHHSPAQVLKNFSSIRNLRMELPVSDVGTDDGVLLRWKAVFGSTLQSCVILGGTRVDRAAAPAAAAATATAAGDSEASQGDDTGSIPESFYTNGGLKLRVVWTISSLIAAATRHYLLREIVKEHPTLERVALTDAHGQGTLSMGRDQIREFRDKPLAAAAAANRTQVPACNMKLRYAPMLELSDGTRIQGATLVVIKPVGEAGGIGGGRKELDEFVADAFDGPYREAVSALSKRRTYLLEMNGF; encoded by the coding sequence ATGCAGTCGAGGCACAGGGTGTTCGCGGAGGACCTGCTCCTGCCGCGGGAGGCGGAAGGGGAGGACCACTTCGACCGCGTCCCGGACTCGCTCGTGCTCCTCATCTTCAACCGCCTCGCCGACGCGCGCTCGCTGGGGCGGTGCTCGGCCGTGTCCAAGCGGTTCAACTCGCTCGTGCCGCTCGTGGACGACGCCTGCCTCCGCATCGACCGCGTCATCACCGAcgcggccgacgccgacgacgcgctCGGCCTCGCCGGCCCGCGCCCCGCCGGCCGCGGGGTGCTGTCGCACCTCCTCAAGGCGATGCTGCTCGCCGTGCTCAAGCCGTTCGGGCACTGCGACGCCGGGGTCaggggtggcggtggtggggagCGCGCGGggaagcacggcggcggcggcggcggctgcggcgcgcaGCAGCACCACTCGCCGGCGCAGGTGCTGAAGAACTTCAGCAGCATCCGGAACCTCCGGATGGAGCTCCCCGTCTCCGACGTCGGCACCGACGACGGGGTGCTGCTCAGGTGGAAGGCCGTGTTCGGGAGCACCCTCCAGAGCTGCGTCATCCTCGGCGGCACCAGGGTGGACcgggccgccgcccccgccgcggcggcggcgaccgccaccgccgccggggacAGCGAGGCCTCGCAGGGTGACGACACCGGGAGCATCCCGGAGTCGTTCTACACCAACGGCGGGCTCAAGCTGCGCGTGGTGTGGACCATCAGCTCCCTCATCGCCGCGGCCACAAGGCACTACCTCCTCCGCGAGATCGTCAAGGAGCACCCCACGCTGGAGCGGGTGGCGCTCACGGACGCGCACGGCCAGGGCACGCTCAGCATGGGGCGCGACCAGATCAGGGAGTTCCGCGAcaagccgctcgccgccgccgccgcggccaaccGCACCCAGGTCCCCGCCTGCAACATGAAGCTCCGGTACGCGCCGATGCTCGAGCTCTCCGACGGCACGCGGATCCAGGGCGCCACGCTCGTCGTCATCAAGCCcgtcggcgaggccggcggaatcggcggcggcaggaagGAGCTCGACGAGTTCGTCGCCGACGCATTCGACGGCCCGTACAGGGAGGCCGTCAGCGCGCTCAGCAAGCGCCGCACCTACCTGCTAGAGATGAACGGCTTCTGA